From the genome of Anopheles funestus chromosome 2RL, idAnoFuneDA-416_04, whole genome shotgun sequence:
CACCGCATACATACACTTACCCgagctttttgttgttgttatgacTCCTGCCATGATAACCTTTCGCATGCGACATGCTAGCCCGAGATGCCCGAAAGGTCTCCGGTGAATCAAACTTTTGCCCGCCAAACATTCCGTGTGTGGGTTGGATCATATCTTGCAATAACGCCACTCGCCTTGGTTTAGAAGTGTTTTTGGGAAGGATTTTGTTTGCCCTACTTACATGTGGTTCGTTGTGGTGCTTGCATGAGCAGTGCTCAACATGTGTTCAACATGCCTCTGGCATGTTTGGCCCGTTACTTGCACGATCGGCTATCCCACTAATCTGCTTTCGAAACGGGACCGAGTCCTCCAGCTGGACAAAGTCGACCACTCAGCAAaacttgttaaaaaaaaagtttattgttGGGCAGCAAGTCAGGAGTCGTCTTGGCAGCGCGATAAGAAGCgcaaatgggaaaataaacCCTCACCAGAAGGATGTGCTTGGTACACTGAAAATGGtatttgttacaatttataATTCTTTTTACACAGagatttatttacattctGTGCTTCGGAAGGATCGTTAGATCCTGCTGTACGAGAGGATATAGATATGAACAGTATGAATACATACATCCAGAGCTCCAGTTAGAAACCatgctttaatatttttatatttattttatttatcagtATTAAGCTTTAATATACTCAATCtctttatgaaatattttgttcaGATTCTTATAAAACAGACTAATAATACGATTTACTATTTTatgtctctttctctttttttgcctTAACGACCTTTATGGTCATGTtggccatttctgacttattaaacttatttttacaacgtcgctggatagtcagtcctcaCTATGGGGGACGGTCTgcatgggatttgatacccagtcctgtcgtgtaaaaccggtgccgtttatcacatacgccGCTCCGCACCGCACCGTTCCGCTTGATATTGCAACATCAACTTATTGAAATGTTTAGATTGGATGTTATTCAAAATTCCCATTGAGCGCTGACCAACCGTGCTCATTGGAACTCAGACCTGGCCGAATAAATCTCATTTTCTAATAAATATCACTGTATAATATGTCATAGGTGAAGTTTTTTAAAGTACacgcttttatttttcttcgtgATTTATGTAtcgttgcaaaacaattttgatCAACATTGAACTAATTGTATCATTCACAATTGAGGCCATACTTGCCATAATTGGTTTTGGAGTAAATGTGTCAACTCGCATTTGGAACTATTATTACCGAGTTTTACGGGTAATTCGACAACCGGATAAATGGCACCTGGATAAAAGACGTTCCACTGTACtttgattttgttaaatttaatcgACATctggtttttttagaaatccAACATCATTTTTCCGACTGCACCCGGTTCATACTTCATCAAATGCTAATGAACTTGactgatgcaaaaaaaaatctaacttgtTATTCAGTTTATCACCCGTACGATGACATATAACATCACACAACAGAATATACAACACAGGACGCTTTATGTTGCCACCTTTACCCTCCGCAATTATAACGACACCCACTTTAGTGCTAATCGAAGCTGACAGAAACAAGAGCCCCGGATGGGGACAAGaggcatgcaaaaaaaaaccaaacttgttgaagtttgctgttgctactgCACACGTCACACTGCTCGGTGATGCTAACAACCCGTTCATAAACATAAGCGAAAGAATAAGCGGCTAATTAGCACTAATCGATAATACATTATGAAGAGTATGCCGGCACTTTTCCTCGATCCTTGGGGAAGGTAACTTTGAGAGCACTTTCCGGATTCCTTTTTCTACGATGCTTAAGTGGCACTAGATCTTGGCAACGTGTTATACCACATTAGAAACCCATTTATAACCCATTTTAAGAGGTCTCTTTCCTCGTCAAAAGTCGTTGATCgattttcaattcaaattacatttggtgtgaaaaatattttgtgcTACTTGTGCCGCTTCGCCAAGATCTTCCAAGTCATATTAGATTTTAACTAAAATTACTGAAAAAATTGGATACCACATAATTTGGATAACCAACCGGTTTTGGTGATGCGATCTAGTAACAAAGTATGATCGCTCCAGATTAGATTTGAAATACGGAGCATGTGTTTTGTtctgaaaaaaatgttccgaAGCTCGCTATTTATATCACACTGTTCCGAGAATATCATGAATGTACATCCACACGTGCACATGGGTATGGATCGCATTATGCGCATTTAATGGTGTATCTCATTAGGTTAGCTGCACGTTCACAATCTCAGGTGCCGTACGAGCACAATTTTTCCACGACATAATTACTTGGAAAACATTTCAGGGAGGTTCACAGGTGAGAACGCGATGGTACGTCGAATGTTAATTAATCTAAGACTCGTGATATTATCTCCACCGACTTTGGGATGGAACACAATTTAAAATCTTTACCCATAAACTAACGCTCGACATTCGTGTGGTTTCAGTGGCCGCCTGGCAAGAGCTGGGCCTTATAACGCAGGTTTTCCCGCTTCACGAGACGACCGCACTGCAGCAACTCCAGTCTAGCTGGGTACGGAAATTCTTCGCACCACAACCCCTAGGTAATAATTAATGTAGCTTGTTCCGGTGCTTCCACTAACCGGTGCCGGTACATTATTCCTCACCGAGTGGtagcaaaggaagaaaattgttATCCTTTAATTTGTCTActtagtttgtgtgtgtgtgtgtgtgtgcgtatattattttatttttcgttttgtttattatgtCTACCGATGGCATCGTTCATATTTGTACTGTTCATTTCCAGACGATATAGCGGCATACTTTGGAGTTAAAGTGGCGCTCTACTTTGCCTGGCTGGGACACTACACCTGTGCCCTATGCGTACCGGCCGTGCTGGGCACTATTCTGTACGCTGGCCTTTGGGGTCGAGGACAGGTAAGGGAAGAAAAACGTCCGGAAAATACAACCCACAATAatccacccacaaaaaaagaaagaatacaAACGAACTCGAACCATGTACCTACCGAGCGATCGATCAAAACGGATCGGTCTACAATACCTTTCACAGTGCCACTACTAACCTCGACACGGTGTCCATTGGACGTGGGACACATTTCCTTGACCGCTTACGGTTCGTTTCAGACGGCTCAAGACATTGGACACGTCATTTTCTCGCTCTTCAACGTCGCCTGGGCGTCACTCTACCTGGAAGCTTGGAGGCGGTATTCGGTCGAGCTGGCTTTCCGCTGGGGCACTTTGTCAACGCCGCCCGAGCTGCTGGAACCTCCACGGCCACTCTACAAGGTCTTTACATCCCATTGGCCCACTGTCAAGGATTTATTTAGACATTCACATTTCAGCCACTTCACTCacaacccttttttttacggAGTATCTCACGGGctctttctgtgtgtgtgtgtttgtttgtatttttcttccttttccaatGCTCGCTCTCTCATTAGGGGCCACTCGAGGAAAGCACCGTAACCGGACGGTTGGAGCCGAAGGAAGCACCGGCATGGCAGCGGCGAGCCTTCCGTTATCTAGTTAGCTTTCCAATTATAGGGCTCTGCCTGGTGTTGGTGTTTATTGTGATGTTCCTGATGTTGAGGCTGCAGGTATTTAGACGCACCCACACGCCCTCGTTAGCGAATCCTTCCATTGGAACGCACACGCTTCAGCTTACGCGGTCCGACATTTCGGACGCGGTCaatgcttttttgtgtattgcgaacttttacgttttttttatacgtttAGCTTCTTGTTTTGATCGCCGTTTCGTATATCCTCACAGCTCTATATACCCTCGTCATGTGTGTTTTGCGACACTTTATTGACCCGTTTTCCACTAAGCGTAAACTTATCCACTCATGAATATTTATAAGTGAAGAGCACGATCTGCCCTTTCTATATCACACCCTTTCCTCATCTCCACAACCTGGCATACATTAATCACTTTGTTTTCCACTTCGTAGCCGCACACAGATACACAGAAACGTACACCCGCGAAGAACGCTCGCATTACATTTCGTTACTACTAATTTACAGGATTGGCTCGATCAACACTTACCCTATAGCAGTGCTGGCCTGTGGGAGTGCATGTGCATAGTGTCTCAGGTCTGAAATTTATGTTCTTTACGTTCTTTCCAACCCGTTACTGGTAGCGTTCCCTTCCAGAAAGCCTCCTTCAAATTCATACCACCCCTATACCATATACCATACAGTGTTCCCCGCTGCCTGTCTAGTCTAGTTGCCGTGTGTTGAATGATATGTTGCGCTTAAGCTCATTACTCTAGCACCGAAATCCAATAAATGTTCATCGATAGTGTAGCAGGGCTCCATTGCTCGAAATTGAATGAACTATTGCCATGCGGATGAcattctcatcatcatcatcatcattatcatcggCAATACAGTAGCGGTCGTATTAGTAACGAGCGCTTACGGGAAGAGTACACAGTGGCATTGATTTAGTGCTATATGCCGACCGAACTTCACTTCATGTAATCGGATATCAGGCCTTGTGCAGAGACATGTTGCCATTCTCGACATTTATTGATCGAACCGGTGAATGGTACTTTTTCAGCAGACAGCACTGAAAGTCAGTGTCTTTGCTTCGTCTTGCCTTCTGAAGACAATACACATTACATTGCCAATGCAACATAAAAAGGATGCCGATTTGTTGTTGCCAACATAACATGATAATATTGTGCGTCACTATGTGTAtattttgcattcaaatatttgtttaattttcattctatgataatgttttgtgacaatacggccgaagccgtaatcattAACTATAAATAAGATAAAGTTTTGTGGACATAcataaagtttttttattttatttttatttgtttttggattttaCTCACGTGATTAAAGCGTTTTCCCATCGCCTCAATTGTTATTGTGCTCAgttttaaaagtgtcaaaacTTTCGCAATTGAAAAAAGTAGAGCAATcccaaaattaaaaaaaaaagactgtaTGTTATATCAAGTATTAATGATGATTAACTGTTtaggaataaaacaaaaaatacttccaTTTTCTAACCACATGCTTTAACAAGTCCATTATATATGTTTGAAAAtctcaattaaaaaaaagaaaacctcgtCAATTTTCCCAAAATGTTTCCTTGTTCCATTAAAACTCTTTCGAATCACGTTCCAAAATGCGGTATTTGTAACCATATTTGAATATTGAATGTTCCGCATTGAAGGACATTTCATACTATCGAGcggagggagagaaaaaaagtgataGAAAAACTGAAAAGCCACTCGTGTGCCCTGTCAATGTACAGCTTGAGCCACAATTACAATCGAACAGaacaaatcgatttaaaattgAAGTTACACGGTTGCAATCATATTTTCATTCCATGTTACTACCATCACTATCTctacaactctctctctctctctctctctttctctctctttctctctttctttctacctctctttttctctcgatCAATTTTGTTCTCCATTTTATTCTGTCTGCTTGTGGTTCGTCCCTTATCCTACCCACCAATCCGTCACGATCCGACCTTTGCCCCCTGAAACCCATCGATATGGTCCGGCGTCAATGCGACATCAACACGACCAGGACTGGTGGGATGCCAAGCTCCCGGAGCAGGGCGTTTTCAGCTGTTTGAGCGTAATACCGAAGGTCCTGCTAGCCGGCGCCATTACACTAATGGACGAAGCGTACTACAAACTCGCCGTCTGGCTGAACGATAAAGGTACGAAAGGGGAAACGACGGTGAACGACGGTATGGGGAGGTGCTTTGGACGCGCCAATTTATAcaatttattgcacaactaTCGACAGAGAACTATCGGCTGCAGTCGAAGTACGAAAATCATCTCATCGCCAAGGTGGCCCTTTTCCAGTTTGTCAACAGCTTTCTTTCACTCTTTTACATCGCCTTTTACCTGCGCGACCAGGACAAGCTGAAAGAGGTACGTATCGGGGATGAGTGGGTGGGTGAAAGTTTTGAAACCTAATTTTCTTACGTACGACCAAAGTGAAAAACAAGCTGTTTTTTATTCCTCCTTTTTGCCGCCTTTAAACGTTATTTGCTGGCTCGTGTTTCGTGCttgtggaaaattaaattgcttATATGCATCCATCGGTTTCCCTGGGTACTGTTCCGTACTGACAGCAACTGGCTGGGTTGCTGATATCGCGACAGATCATCGGTAATCTTCGCGAGTCCGCCTGGCCATACCTGGTGGAGCAATGGCGCCTGGCGAAATTAAGCTTCAAAATGTGGGGTGCGCTCAGCCCAACGCAGGAGCTCCCACCAAACATTGCGGCCTCCGCTTCCCTCACCTCTACCAGCACCGTTAGTGCTGCTTTGCCTGGCTCATCGTCGCTGATTGGTGCCGGCGATGGAAAGCAGCTGGATGAAGGCAAAAGCCCGTCCGAATACTCTTCCTCCTCTACCAACACACCGAAACGATCGATCGGGCAAGCTGAAATAGAAAGCTCCCTGTACAAGGTAAGCAAATGGGAAGAAGATGAGTCCTGGCAACGGCGGTAGAACATGTTCGCAATTGGATAAATTATCGTATTGACTCAAAGGATGCGACGAAAGGAATTTAATTTTGGAAATGCTTCTCAATCACCGATGTATCAGGCGAACGGTGTTCGCAGATTAGGTTTAAGTGTAATAATCTGTCGGTAAACTTGTAATTAACTATTCATGTAATGTGACTTCCGCTTTAAACAGTATGATGGAACATTTTCCGACCATCTGGAAATGCTAGTACAGATGGGATACGTTGTGCTGTTTTCCGCCGCATTTCCTCTAGCCGGGCTGTGCGCTTTGGCAAATAATCTGCTCGAGATACGTTCCGATGCCTTCAAACTGGCCCACGTACACCAGGTAATAACGAATTTCAACCCGCACCAGAAATCGCCAATCAACATTAAACGGATTGTCTTTCGCTGTGATTCCTGTGCACAAATCCTTAGCGTCCATTTGGACAGCGTGTTGCAAACATCGGCACCTGGCAGAACGCTCTCGGGATGCTCGGACTGGCAGCTGTCATCGTGAACTGTGCCCTGATTGGGCTCTCCGGCCAAGTGTCCCGACTGTGGCCCGGCCTAACGTCCACCCAGACGGTCATACTGATTGTGGCGCTCGAGCATGTCATGCTTGGATTACGGTCTGCCTTAACGTGGCTACTGCCGGAGCTACCGTCCTGGCTGGCGGCGGAAATCGCCCGTGCGGAACACTGTCGACGCGAGATGCAATGCAAAGGACCGTCACCACGTCAAACGCCACCGTCACCACCGTCCTCCACTTCCATCTCGCACCACGATCCAGATTTCAACAGCAATCAGGACATTTTCGACAAAACTGAACAGTCCGTTGGCAGGTAGGCGTTGAAcatgtggaaaatttaattttatcatttcgaACACCTTGCTGCGTGTGGTCTCCGCAATCGCGCACGCATGTCACACACGCAACTAATTGTACTTTTAATCAATCCCAAAAGATTTCACATATCTCCCAGTCACGACAATAACCAAGACAGCGAGTTAGAGCGTGCCGCCAAGCTGGACAACCTCAGCATTCATCCCGTTTCCTCAGCGGCACAACAATTGCGCCAAGagcagcatcaacaacagcagcagcaccagcagcaacatcaacagcaacagcacaaaaacTCACAAAGTAGCTGCGATAATATGGACATTTTTGCCATGGACACGCGTGACGTTTCGCCAGATTCGCCGATCTCTCAGGTAGTAGAACGTGTTTTGCAGGTGGGACTTTTGCGccacggtttttttgttttcgttttttggctCCTAACTCACTTTATCTCGCTCACCATTTTGTAACAATCTAAGCTGCTCGAACACATTCTTCTGTGGAAGAAATTTGTCTTCTTGCCGTATGTCTCCTTGCAATCATGACGATTTTTATTGAATGCTTACGGAAGGCAGCAAAGGAACACCAATCGAATGGACTGTATTATTTGCTAATTTTACCACAATACTTTCTTACTTGCCGATCAAGTAAGTTCTTGTGTATTTTAGTGCAAAGTTGTGGTTCTGCAAATTTAAATAGCTTTTTGACCaaagtaaatattaaaattagtaCGAAGGTGGTATATGCATTGTTTGATGATATAATGGAATTAGATTTTCTAGCAATTTTTGTAACgtatacattttaaaatagattaaattcaaatgacaatgaaatagaaacaacacaacgtatttgaatgaaatacaAGTGTGGATGAAATTTGTGAAGTCTTCAAGAAAAAGCAATTGTTTAATAACTAGCGCTGAACCTTTAATATAACGGTCATATTTAGTCGATTCATCTTCTCCAGTGTCCTTCTTGGTATCAAGGATAGAAAATAGGAAACACTCCTTGATTAAGACAGCATTTTACAGAAGACAAATTGTACCCATGTCCTCAAGCAGCGATGTAAAGTATATTCGTTGATTGTGAATTCCAGATAAGGTTTCGTAACCATCACTGTGGAGAACTCGTTCAAGCTTACCTTTTTAATGGCAAACCGATGAAGTTTCTGATTTAGCGCCTGTCGTAATAATTCTATATGAAATAGGTTTCGTCATCTATTTGGAATACGATGTAGAACTTTGtcggaaaataattttttaccaGGACCTTCACTCATTTCTTCTGAGTGATTGCGTACTACTCGTATGCCGCTAGTCTCAACTCATCAattcaactcattttcatCTCTCGGTGGAGCGATAATGTCACTTTACAGACCTATGCTCAGAGCAGAATAGAGGATCTCCTCTATCTCCAGAATAGatattaaacaaatcaactctattttttattcgtgtaaatatcgagtgtttttattatttatacagACATTTTTCACCTGAAGTTAGTAAttatcttttaaaacatttaatatcGCTAGCgtttaacaaataattaattcgCGTAAAATATGGCCTCAATTTCAATAAAGCtttacatattatttttaaatgacaGGATGGTTATAGCCCTTAGGAACAGAGTATCTTACGATGTCCAAGTCGTCGAGTCATATCACCAGAGCAAAGTGATGTATTAAGCAGAGGGCGATATTTTTAAAGTTGGTCCTCAGAGTTGGTCCTCATTGAGCATAACATCCCTGCCTTAAGGGatgattcaactattacgtgACGGAAAAATTGTGCAttgtttgctaaaaccccccgGCCCCAGCTAGGAAAATTACACagacattttgtttcatttgtatgtatataaaataatgttaCGGCCTAAAatctaattaattttatggcttaaatctaaaataataataatacaacCTAACCtttcttaagaagcaaaaaacaagtaataataattttgaaataaacgtgcataaaaagtttgttaacatttccaaaaaatagaaaacatggCCGCTCCGTGGTCTGAActgctagaaaaaaaaattgttttaacaagCGGTTTCATCATTCGAAATAACAATATAACTATACGTacaggttgtttttttgggattttgtTAAAATCCTGAAGAAATAGACAAAACACATGTCCCCTTTCTCCTGCCTCCCCCCACATTACGCAATAGTCGAATGATCCTCAAGACGTTTGCGGAATCGTATGTGGAAGATCGCtagatttattacattttaatttcaaatgcGTAATTAAGCACTTGGTGCAATTAACTAGTATCAAAACAGTCATTTAATGGATCAATTAAATGTTACCGACGGTGGTTCCTTTGCTGCAATCCTGCTAAAGGAGGAGACGCTTCGAAACTATAAAAGCTTGTACATAGAAGATTTGTACCATGCTCTTAATCGGCCACAgaattgtttgtaaaagtGCTCCTCCGGCAAGCATCCTTTTTATCCACGTTTGCTTTATTCTTTTCTagcaaaacattataaaataaaagaaacctatCGTACATCCAAACCATAGCCCTTACGTACAAGCTTCATACTTTTACTCATAACATTTTGtattctgttctttttttctgctcctcATATTCTTCCTATTTTCCTTAACTGTCATTTGGAAAATTCAACTGCATTACTTAAACACATCCtaccatcaaacaaacaacgatATAAACCTGAATTCTAATAATGAACGAAACCCCATCCTCTCTAGACAAGCACAGTATTATTACGACCTCTTCAAGATTCTCCTCTTAGTGGTCAATCTGCACAAACCGTTGCATTAGAATCGACACAAACGAATTCAGGGTATGATATCTAACTTTTTTTCCCAATACTAACTATTCGCTATGTCATTTACCAAATgtcgtttgtttgtgcgttGCTCTCGTTCATGTGTTTCATCTGTTTGTTTgacgtttgcgtttttttctatattcgGTGTGTTTATTTATCGTCATTTACAGTCTTTCCACTAGTCATTCACCATCCGTCGGGATCAACATGTGTACTAACGTTTTCGTTACTGTTACTGCTACTGTTGCTGTGCTGTAATGCATGTACTTAtgtgttattgttttcaagcaatttttctaaatattGTGGTTTAATGAAGTTTACATATCGTCCTATTTGTTCGTTTTCTCGGTTTTGCACATTTATTCAGTTTTAGTTAATCGATTAATTTCCGTAACAGTTGAAGATTGGTATGAAACAGCTCGTAATTCCATCTTCATGCAGGGAACACGCAAAACGGAGAGTGATTTGGTGCGATTGGAAGGCCCACCATCCCGTTTCCACCAAAGGAAatacagaacaaaacaacacatgaGATACAGCCCAAATCACTCACGTCCGTCAAGGTTTGTCGCTTGTTTCAATGCTTGCTGATGAAACATACCGAACCGATAGAGCCGACAGGGCATCGAACTCAacattaagtaaaaaaaactatgggaatatgattttatttggttttattgaaaatgaatAATGCTTTCCTAAAGCTATTGCACAAACCAAATTGAAATTATGATATCAAATGCTTACTGATTCTACCACACAGCTAAAATAACAGTAAAACTATATTTgttgtatttcgttttttccaaTCCACTTCTGCTGctcgtttttttcgttgcatGTTATGCATTGTACATTGTTTTCTCACTATTTGTTCCTTTATTCGTAATCATCGAATTAGTGCATTTATTTAACAGCACCTGTTTCACTGTACTGCCTGCACAAGATAAAAGATGTGAATGTTTTGCAGTTTTGTAATGTCTGCTAATGTGTGGCGTTTGTTTCATAGTTGTTCCATTAAACAATAAGTAAGCTTCtctaggaaagaaaaaaaaaacagagaaagcCCAATCTTTATAGCGTTACTATGACGCCCGAATGAAGATGACCGAACAATGCTGAAACACACGTGTATTTCTCGATctctattttccttttttcccgtctatttttttattacctttaACTGTTTTGGCCCGCCAAAACACGACATCCCACCACTTCTCACTTACTACTACCGTACAAATAGTGCATGTCTTAAGCAGCCAAGCATTAAGCTCGCCGACATACCGCCCTTCCGAGGACAAGCGATGAAGCACAGCTGTAGTATTTACGATAAGCGAAGCATCAACCTTGGGTACGGTTTGTTTAACAATCTACAGTTATTTTCCTCCTTCCCGTCGTAGTGTTTCGCACTGAACGAACCTGTTTGCGTTATTATTTCTACTCTCGCTTTTATGTGTGATTGGAATTTTTGCTCCTCTTTTTCAACACTGTTCTTTAACCTATTCTACTGTGTCACTTTTATTATGCTTTTCCAAAAATGTATTCTCCAGATAAGTGCATCATACTTACTCTTACTTCCTTCTATTGTCGTGTTTTATTCCTTCTTAATAATAATTCTAAGCTTAGCTTTTCAATCTggcaattaatatttaaacttaTATATCCTTTTCCACTGCCTAGGTTCTAGTAATCCTGTTAGagagaaaacacaaacataccaaataaaatttaaaaaaaaaaacaaaataccaaGCTCTACTCCTTTCCACTGGTAGTGGTGTTCGGTTCGCCTTCAACCATGATCATTGTTTTAATACTGTTGCTTTACTCTGCTCCTTTTCCCACCTGCAGTGAAATTTCGCAGAGCCCTCGGGTTGCCTCGAAACCGATCCAGATTCCAGAAATACCACCGTTCCGCAACCAGGCACACTCCACGATGCACTCGCCCGTCAATCAGAGCCCGCAGAATCCCGCACACATGACGTCCGCCAATCCTTCGCCACCGCGGATCGCCGAAATTCCGCCCTTCCGGCCACGCAACCGCTCCAAGGAATGGATGCCCAACATCGAGGTGGGTCGACTGAAGGTCAGTGCTTACGCGTTCCAAGGCCAGTCGTTTGCTAACTGTGTGAATTTCTGTTCTTTTATTGaccgtttcttttcccttcccttcATCTCGTCTTACTACAAACAATTGCTTCACCCACAACCACACTGTTTCATCGCTGGGTCGTTCATttcggtgcaaaaaaaatgggattGGGATTTAAatatcgggtttttttttggttgattcgTCCGTTAAACGCAACCGCGGGTTATTgggttttcaattttccactccaCTACATtgctttcattattttgtttttgttttttttcattcggcGACACTTCACACGATCTTCACCATCATCTCGATCGATGCTTATAACGCGACCATCCCTTACCGTACACCCAATACACTCTCTTACACACGCTCCGGGAAATGGTATTGGAAAAATGCCCCCCTTTGCCCTGTTCCTGTACCGTCATCACCATTACTCCCA
Proteins encoded in this window:
- the LOC125775116 gene encoding anoctamin-8 isoform X5, translating into MDQQHPLLIASENIHDSGIIEDVHQESEDTGNEDYGDESNLESNLRRRKGKIISCVENASRLIRRRVPCAGHLMTPRRLWLNKIPTQCDVVIEFPEDAPDDALRWLLNRIKANPPEGLGLSAMVRAHESTKRTAFYITAPMNVLFKAAEDARLPKRLRTDLGGALKEFTKRESHCFAQSKDNEGANSLFTSQERQWLVLQVLQGLRAGTSDLKALQGKAQVEEGQSIVAAWQELGLITQVFPLHETTALQQLQSSWVRKFFAPQPLDDIAAYFGVKVALYFAWLGHYTCALCVPAVLGTILYAGLWGRGQTAQDIGHVIFSLFNVAWASLYLEAWRRYSVELAFRWGTLSTPPELLEPPRPLYKGPLEESTVTGRLEPKEAPAWQRRAFRYLVSFPIIGLCLVLVFIVMFLMLRLQDWLDQHLPYSSAGLWECMCIVSQDWWDAKLPEQGVFSCLSVIPKVLLAGAITLMDEAYYKLAVWLNDKENYRLQSKYENHLIAKVALFQFVNSFLSLFYIAFYLRDQDKLKEQLAGLLISRQIIGNLRESAWPYLVEQWRLAKLSFKMWGALSPTQELPPNIAASASLTSTSTVSAALPGSSSLIGAGDGKQLDEGKSPSEYSSSSTNTPKRSIGQAEIESSLYKYDGTFSDHLEMLVQMGYVVLFSAAFPLAGLCALANNLLEIRSDAFKLAHVHQRPFGQRVANIGTWQNALGMLGLAAVIVNCALIGLSGQVSRLWPGLTSTQTVILIVALEHVMLGLRSALTWLLPELPSWLAAEIARAEHCRREMQCKGPSPRQTPPSPPSSTSISHHDPDFNSNQDIFDKTEQSVGRFHISPSHDNNQDSELERAAKLDNLSIHPVSSAAQQLRQEQHQQQQQHQQQHQQQQHKNSQSSCDNMDIFAMDTRDVSPDSPISQTSTVLLRPLQDSPLSGQSAQTVALESTQTNSGACLKQPSIKLADIPPFRGQAMKHSCSIYDKRSINLGEISQSPRVASKPIQIPEIPPFRNQAHSTMHSPVNQSPQNPAHMTSANPSPPRIAEIPPFRPRNRSKEWMPNIEVGRLKQELATGSDSELLKPAPSWTNVAIKPGDQQAGTSNSAPSVKAPTEEEAKAAELAAKKSRLKQSLVKRARSVAIFSLKLKEQRAKRAEKMALEALEALPAPPPGGELSLIPIEQLIQVDDVLSQRNHGSGSGHNNGHS
- the LOC125775116 gene encoding anoctamin-8 isoform X2, translating into MDQQHPLLIASENIHDSGIIEDVHQESEDTGNEDYGDESNLESNLRRRKGKIISCVENASRLIRRRVPCAGHLMTPRRLWLNKIPTQCDVVIEFPDAPDDALRWLLNRIKANPPEGLGLSAMVRAHESTKRTAFYITAPMNVLFKAAEDARLPKRLRTDLGGALKEFTKRESHCFAQSKDNEGANSLFTSQERQWLVLQVLQGLRAGTSDLKALQGKAQVEEGQSIVAAWQELGLITQVFPLHETTALQQLQSSWVRKFFAPQPLDDIAAYFGVKVALYFAWLGHYTCALCVPAVLGTILYAGLWGRGQTAQDIGHVIFSLFNVAWASLYLEAWRRYSVELAFRWGTLSTPPELLEPPRPLYKGPLEESTVTGRLEPKEAPAWQRRAFRYLVSFPIIGLCLVLVFIVMFLMLRLQDWLDQHLPYSSAGLWECMCIVSQDWWDAKLPEQGVFSCLSVIPKVLLAGAITLMDEAYYKLAVWLNDKENYRLQSKYENHLIAKVALFQFVNSFLSLFYIAFYLRDQDKLKEQLAGLLISRQIIGNLRESAWPYLVEQWRLAKLSFKMWGALSPTQELPPNIAASASLTSTSTVSAALPGSSSLIGAGDGKQLDEGKSPSEYSSSSTNTPKRSIGQAEIESSLYKYDGTFSDHLEMLVQMGYVVLFSAAFPLAGLCALANNLLEIRSDAFKLAHVHQRPFGQRVANIGTWQNALGMLGLAAVIVNCALIGLSGQVSRLWPGLTSTQTVILIVALEHVMLGLRSALTWLLPELPSWLAAEIARAEHCRREMQCKGPSPRQTPPSPPSSTSISHHDPDFNSNQDIFDKTEQSVGRFHISPSHDNNQDSELERAAKLDNLSIHPVSSAAQQLRQEQHQQQQQHQQQHQQQQHKNSQSSCDNMDIFAMDTRDVSPDSPISQTSTVLLRPLQDSPLSGQSAQTVALESTQTNSGACLKQPSIKLADIPPFRGQAMKHSCSIYDKRSINLGEISQSPRVASKPIQIPEIPPFRNQAHSTMHSPVNQSPQNPAHMTSANPSPPRIAEIPPFRPRNRSKEWMPNIEHTEHHLTIGPSGGAEWAKRLKAADPSIIHRSTDCIVAKQQELATGSDSELLKPAPSWTNVAIKPGDQQAGTSNSAPSVKAPTEEEAKAAELAAKKSRLKQSLVKRARSVAIFSLKLKEQRAKRAEKMALEALEALPAPPPGGELSLIPIEQLIQVDDVLSQRNHGSGSGHNNGHS